In Excalfactoria chinensis isolate bCotChi1 chromosome 5, bCotChi1.hap2, whole genome shotgun sequence, a single genomic region encodes these proteins:
- the LOC140253210 gene encoding fibrinogen-like protein 1, with amino-acid sequence MLLKSSVGFVLVLLSHCTASVTTKEAVILANAHLLSQRDYDRVANINDKDYLRDCFEIFQRSRGNSRDGLYIIQPKEDPIVVFCNMQDGGWTVIQHITANSTVDFDRTWQDYKYGFGFVRDNHWLGNEYMHQLTGGSEQYVLGVKLVDLNAEIKWGQYKPFRIEDEEAQYRIRVGLYEGNATDALTLDTEAYLHDNQKFTTKDRDNDNYFQNCAKLEHNGIPGGGWWYDACAGANLNRRNVIYWQKDCNKKHLCKFSWMMVKPIERSPSDATNSCPCQKEEL; translated from the exons ATGCTGTTGAAGAGTTCAGTGGGTTTTGTTCTGGTCTTGCTCTCCCATTGCACCGCGTCGGTGACCACCAAAGAGGCAGTGATCTTGGCTAATGCCCACCTTCTCTCCCAAAGAGATTATGATAGAGTGGCTAACATCAATGATAAAG ATTATTTAAGGGATTGTTTTGAGATCTTTCAGCGCTCCAGAGGAAACTCCAGAGATGGTCTTTACATCATCCAACCGAAGGAAGACCCAATTGTTGTCTTTTGTAACATGCAGGATGGTGGCTGGACAGTAATCCAGCACATTACAGCCAACAGTACTGTTGACTTTGATAGGACGTGGCAGGATTACAAATATGGTTTTGGCTTTGTTCGTGACAACCACTGGTTAGGAAATGAGTACATGCATCAGTTAACTGGTGGCTCTGAGCAGTATGTACTTGGAGTTAAACTTGTAGACCTAAATGCTGAAATCAAATGGGGACAGTACAAACCATTCCGTATTGAAGATGAAGAAGCTCAATACCGAATCAGGGTCGGCCTATATGAAGGTAATGCTACTGATGCTCTGACTCTGGACACAGAAGCTTACCTCCACGACAACCAGAAGTTTACCACCAAGGACAGAGACAATGACAATTACTTTCAGAACTGTGCTAAACTAGAACATAATGGTATTCCTGGGGGAGGATGGTGGTATGATGCATGTGCCGGGGCAAACCTGAACCGTAGGAATGTGATATACTGGCAAAAGGACTGCAACAAGAAGCATTTGTGCAAGTTTTCCTGGATGATGGTCAAACCCATTGAACGCAGCCCATCAGATGCAACTAACTCTTGTCCGTGTCAGAAGGAGGAACTGTAG